The Drosophila biarmipes strain raj3 chromosome 2L, RU_DBia_V1.1, whole genome shotgun sequence genome has a window encoding:
- the LOC108032599 gene encoding uncharacterized protein LOC108032599 isoform X3, which translates to MEDGKVPAQAQPQPPQPPQPPQQSHPLEDVSLNGNDDDKQTPKNWVKFDDEADSGEKNNNSNDGNATQLPQQQQQNKLTLPPPPSVVSSNNNRRARSRSPAAATTTPVQRPAVSSTTAATPAEGQVQAPLPDVAPAVLTTESTHVNLSASGSGIVSGATASGSASASASGPVRHPAQLINQKASAAPSPSPAAAASSSHHHNGGGSNGTGISQPADQGSGMRTIELSTGRIREGFANGDVIVTLLPANTKWPWITPAIFRPELVPEELMAQGLTLTVEDYVNAMETLVNDYRFTVYNICYKRVLVCWILFAFAVLLALLFSGLQGVALFALGVGWLFLNAAAIFVCMWVKLRLSRGLEKCLARVNRQLMRHKILLVLDDRGRISCHKVNLCFMYFDATQCVNFLNEFLEHTEQTGGDAIKAGWEAKLDIDLNDIVIQGSQPVRMPRKQERGLQLFLRYGSRWGMEALRGLVDVTPLEPGRHCGQFQCPCQYIKEHLQCKPRGYPCGCIVYGSDPSFQYRY; encoded by the exons ATGGAGGACGGGAAAGTTCCAGCGCAggcgcagccgcagccgccgcAGCCGCCGCAGCCGCCGCAGCAGAGTCATCCTTTGGAAGACGTTTCCCTCAATGGAAACGATGACGACAAGCAGACGCCCAAAAATTGGGTTAAATTCGACGATGAGGCGGACAGCGgtgaaaaaaacaataacagtAACGACGGCAATGCCACACAGCtaccacaacaacagcagcaaaacAAGTTGactctgccgccgccgccgtcggtggttagcagcaacaacaacaggcgGGCGCGCTCGCGCAGTCCggccgcagcaacaacaacacctgTCCAG CGCCCGGCCGTTTCCTCGACCACAGCTGCGACACCGGCAGAGGGGCAGGTTCAAGCCCCCTTGCCGGATGTGGCGCCCGCTGTTTTGACAACCGAGAGCACGCACGTTAATCTAAGTGCATCCGGCAGTGGCATTGTCAGCGGAGCAACTGCAAGTGGATCTGcgtctgcatctgcatctggcCCGGTCCGCCACCCCGCGCAGCTAATAAACCAAAAAGCCTCCGCTGCCCCCTCTCCATCGCCGGCCGCAGCGGCATCTTCTAGCCATCATCATAATGGCGGTGGCTCCAATGGCACTGGAATTAGCCAGCCGGCGGATCAGGGCTCAGGGATGCGCACAATCGAGCTGTCGACGGGTCGCATCCGCGAGGGATTCG CGAATGGCGATGTGATTGTCACACTGCTGCCGGCCAACACCAAATGGCCGTGGATAACGCCTGCCATATTCCGGCCGGAGCTGGTGCCCGAGGAGCTGATGGCCCAGGGCCTGACG CTCACCGTGGAGGACTATGTGAACGCGATGGAGACGCTGGTGAACGACTATCGCTTCACCGTGTACAACATCTGCTACAAGCGCGTCTTGGTCTGCTGGATCCTGTTCGCCTTTGCCGTTTTGCTGGCCCTGCTCTTCTCCGGCCTGCAGGGTGTGGCCCTGTTCGCCCTGGGCGTGGGATGGCTCTTCCTCAACGCGGCGGCCATCTTCGTGTGCATGTGGGTGAAGCTGCGCCTGTCACGGGGCCTGGAAAAGTGCCTGGCCCGGGTCAACCGGCAGCTGATGCGGCACAAGATACTGCTGGTGCTGGACGACCGGGGTCGCATCTCGTGCCACAAGGTCAACCTGTGCTTCATGTACTTTGATGCCACGCAATGTGTGAACTTCCTGAACGAGTTCCTGGAGCACACGGAGCAGACGGGCGGTGATGCCATCAAGGCGGGCTGGGAGGCGAAGCTGGACATTGACCTAAACGATATCGTCATCCAGGGCAGCCAGCCGGTGCGAATGCCCCGCAAGCAG GAGCGCGGCCTGCAGCTGTTCCTGCGCTACGGATCCCGCTGGGGGATGGAGGCCCTGCGGGGCCTCGTGGACGTGACCCCCCTGGAGCCGGGACGCCACTGCGGACAGTTCCAGTGCCCCTGCCAGTACATCAAAGAGCACCTGCAGTGCAAACCGCGAG GTTATCCTTGTGGTTGCATTGTCTATGGTTCGGATCCCAGTTTTCAGTATCGTTACTAG
- the LOC108032599 gene encoding uncharacterized protein LOC108032599 isoform X4 gives MEDGKVPAQAQPQPPQPPQPPQQSHPLEDVSLNGNDDDKQTPKNWVKFDDEADSGEKNNNSNDGNATQLPQQQQQNKLTLPPPPSVVSSNNNRRARSRSPAAATTTPVQRPAVSSTTAATPAEGQVQAPLPDVAPAVLTTESTHVNLSASGSGIVSGATASGSASASASGPVRHPAQLINQKASAAPSPSPAAAASSSHHHNGGGSNGTGISQPADQGSGMRTIELSTGRIREGFANGDVIVTLLPANTKWPWITPAIFRPELVPEELMAQGLTLTVEDYVNAMETLVNDYRFTVYNICYKRVLVCWILFAFAVLLALLFSGLQGVALFALGVGWLFLNAAAIFVCMWVKLRLSRGLEKCLARVNRQLMRHKILLVLDDRGRISCHKVNLCFMYFDATQCVNFLNEFLEHTEQTGGDAIKAGWEAKLDIDLNDIVIQGSQPVRMPRKQERGLQLFLRYGSRWGMEALRGLVDVTPLEPGRHCGQFQCPCQYIKEHLQCKPRVAINSIGQVVWTRFPLFGG, from the exons ATGGAGGACGGGAAAGTTCCAGCGCAggcgcagccgcagccgccgcAGCCGCCGCAGCCGCCGCAGCAGAGTCATCCTTTGGAAGACGTTTCCCTCAATGGAAACGATGACGACAAGCAGACGCCCAAAAATTGGGTTAAATTCGACGATGAGGCGGACAGCGgtgaaaaaaacaataacagtAACGACGGCAATGCCACACAGCtaccacaacaacagcagcaaaacAAGTTGactctgccgccgccgccgtcggtggttagcagcaacaacaacaggcgGGCGCGCTCGCGCAGTCCggccgcagcaacaacaacacctgTCCAG CGCCCGGCCGTTTCCTCGACCACAGCTGCGACACCGGCAGAGGGGCAGGTTCAAGCCCCCTTGCCGGATGTGGCGCCCGCTGTTTTGACAACCGAGAGCACGCACGTTAATCTAAGTGCATCCGGCAGTGGCATTGTCAGCGGAGCAACTGCAAGTGGATCTGcgtctgcatctgcatctggcCCGGTCCGCCACCCCGCGCAGCTAATAAACCAAAAAGCCTCCGCTGCCCCCTCTCCATCGCCGGCCGCAGCGGCATCTTCTAGCCATCATCATAATGGCGGTGGCTCCAATGGCACTGGAATTAGCCAGCCGGCGGATCAGGGCTCAGGGATGCGCACAATCGAGCTGTCGACGGGTCGCATCCGCGAGGGATTCG CGAATGGCGATGTGATTGTCACACTGCTGCCGGCCAACACCAAATGGCCGTGGATAACGCCTGCCATATTCCGGCCGGAGCTGGTGCCCGAGGAGCTGATGGCCCAGGGCCTGACG CTCACCGTGGAGGACTATGTGAACGCGATGGAGACGCTGGTGAACGACTATCGCTTCACCGTGTACAACATCTGCTACAAGCGCGTCTTGGTCTGCTGGATCCTGTTCGCCTTTGCCGTTTTGCTGGCCCTGCTCTTCTCCGGCCTGCAGGGTGTGGCCCTGTTCGCCCTGGGCGTGGGATGGCTCTTCCTCAACGCGGCGGCCATCTTCGTGTGCATGTGGGTGAAGCTGCGCCTGTCACGGGGCCTGGAAAAGTGCCTGGCCCGGGTCAACCGGCAGCTGATGCGGCACAAGATACTGCTGGTGCTGGACGACCGGGGTCGCATCTCGTGCCACAAGGTCAACCTGTGCTTCATGTACTTTGATGCCACGCAATGTGTGAACTTCCTGAACGAGTTCCTGGAGCACACGGAGCAGACGGGCGGTGATGCCATCAAGGCGGGCTGGGAGGCGAAGCTGGACATTGACCTAAACGATATCGTCATCCAGGGCAGCCAGCCGGTGCGAATGCCCCGCAAGCAG GAGCGCGGCCTGCAGCTGTTCCTGCGCTACGGATCCCGCTGGGGGATGGAGGCCCTGCGGGGCCTCGTGGACGTGACCCCCCTGGAGCCGGGACGCCACTGCGGACAGTTCCAGTGCCCCTGCCAGTACATCAAAGAGCACCTGCAGTGCAAACCGCGAG TGGCTATAAACAGCATTGGCCAAGTAGTTTGGACCCGATTCCCCTTGTTCGGTGGCTAG
- the LOC108032599 gene encoding uncharacterized protein LOC108032599 isoform X2, whose amino-acid sequence MEDGKVPAQAQPQPPQPPQPPQQSHPLEDVSLNGNDDDKQTPKNWVKFDDEADSGEKNNNSNDGNATQLPQQQQQNKLTLPPPPSVVSSNNNRRARSRSPAAATTTPVQRPAVSSTTAATPAEGQVQAPLPDVAPAVLTTESTHVNLSASGSGIVSGATASGSASASASGPVRHPAQLINQKASAAPSPSPAAAASSSHHHNGGGSNGTGISQPADQGSGMRTIELSTGRIREGFANGDVIVTLLPANTKWPWITPAIFRPELVPEELMAQGLTLTVEDYVNAMETLVNDYRFTVYNICYKRVLVCWILFAFAVLLALLFSGLQGVALFALGVGWLFLNAAAIFVCMWVKLRLSRGLEKCLARVNRQLMRHKILLVLDDRGRISCHKVNLCFMYFDATQCVNFLNEFLEHTEQTGGDAIKAGWEAKLDIDLNDIVIQGSQPVRMPRKQERGLQLFLRYGSRWGMEALRGLVDVTPLEPGRHCGQFQCPCQYIKEHLQCKPRGKFKCCNLVHWVMASERYDSDN is encoded by the exons ATGGAGGACGGGAAAGTTCCAGCGCAggcgcagccgcagccgccgcAGCCGCCGCAGCCGCCGCAGCAGAGTCATCCTTTGGAAGACGTTTCCCTCAATGGAAACGATGACGACAAGCAGACGCCCAAAAATTGGGTTAAATTCGACGATGAGGCGGACAGCGgtgaaaaaaacaataacagtAACGACGGCAATGCCACACAGCtaccacaacaacagcagcaaaacAAGTTGactctgccgccgccgccgtcggtggttagcagcaacaacaacaggcgGGCGCGCTCGCGCAGTCCggccgcagcaacaacaacacctgTCCAG CGCCCGGCCGTTTCCTCGACCACAGCTGCGACACCGGCAGAGGGGCAGGTTCAAGCCCCCTTGCCGGATGTGGCGCCCGCTGTTTTGACAACCGAGAGCACGCACGTTAATCTAAGTGCATCCGGCAGTGGCATTGTCAGCGGAGCAACTGCAAGTGGATCTGcgtctgcatctgcatctggcCCGGTCCGCCACCCCGCGCAGCTAATAAACCAAAAAGCCTCCGCTGCCCCCTCTCCATCGCCGGCCGCAGCGGCATCTTCTAGCCATCATCATAATGGCGGTGGCTCCAATGGCACTGGAATTAGCCAGCCGGCGGATCAGGGCTCAGGGATGCGCACAATCGAGCTGTCGACGGGTCGCATCCGCGAGGGATTCG CGAATGGCGATGTGATTGTCACACTGCTGCCGGCCAACACCAAATGGCCGTGGATAACGCCTGCCATATTCCGGCCGGAGCTGGTGCCCGAGGAGCTGATGGCCCAGGGCCTGACG CTCACCGTGGAGGACTATGTGAACGCGATGGAGACGCTGGTGAACGACTATCGCTTCACCGTGTACAACATCTGCTACAAGCGCGTCTTGGTCTGCTGGATCCTGTTCGCCTTTGCCGTTTTGCTGGCCCTGCTCTTCTCCGGCCTGCAGGGTGTGGCCCTGTTCGCCCTGGGCGTGGGATGGCTCTTCCTCAACGCGGCGGCCATCTTCGTGTGCATGTGGGTGAAGCTGCGCCTGTCACGGGGCCTGGAAAAGTGCCTGGCCCGGGTCAACCGGCAGCTGATGCGGCACAAGATACTGCTGGTGCTGGACGACCGGGGTCGCATCTCGTGCCACAAGGTCAACCTGTGCTTCATGTACTTTGATGCCACGCAATGTGTGAACTTCCTGAACGAGTTCCTGGAGCACACGGAGCAGACGGGCGGTGATGCCATCAAGGCGGGCTGGGAGGCGAAGCTGGACATTGACCTAAACGATATCGTCATCCAGGGCAGCCAGCCGGTGCGAATGCCCCGCAAGCAG GAGCGCGGCCTGCAGCTGTTCCTGCGCTACGGATCCCGCTGGGGGATGGAGGCCCTGCGGGGCCTCGTGGACGTGACCCCCCTGGAGCCGGGACGCCACTGCGGACAGTTCCAGTGCCCCTGCCAGTACATCAAAGAGCACCTGCAGTGCAAACCGCGAGGCAAGTTCAAGTGTTGCAATTTAGTCCACTGGGTGATGGCATCTGAGCGCTACGATAGCGACAACTAA
- the LOC108032599 gene encoding uncharacterized protein LOC108032599 isoform X5 yields MEDGKVPAQAQPQPPQPPQPPQQSHPLEDVSLNGNDDDKQTPKNWVKFDDEADSGEKNNNSNDGNATQLPQQQQQNKLTLPPPPSVVSSNNNRRARSRSPAAATTTPVQRPAVSSTTAATPAEGQVQAPLPDVAPAVLTTESTHVNLSASGSGIVSGATASGSASASASGPVRHPAQLINQKASAAPSPSPAAAASSSHHHNGGGSNGTGISQPADQGSGMRTIELSTGRIREGFANGDVIVTLLPANTKWPWITPAIFRPELVPEELMAQGLTLTVEDYVNAMETLVNDYRFTVYNICYKRVLVCWILFAFAVLLALLFSGLQGVALFALGVGWLFLNAAAIFVCMWVKLRLSRGLEKCLARVNRQLMRHKILLVLDDRGRISCHKVNLCFMYFDATQCVNFLNEFLEHTEQTGGDAIKAGWEAKLDIDLNDIVIQGSQPVRMPRKQERGLQLFLRYGSRWGMEALRGLVDVTPLEPGRHCGQFQCPCQYIKEHLQCKPRVFLQNLLIAESAQIFV; encoded by the exons ATGGAGGACGGGAAAGTTCCAGCGCAggcgcagccgcagccgccgcAGCCGCCGCAGCCGCCGCAGCAGAGTCATCCTTTGGAAGACGTTTCCCTCAATGGAAACGATGACGACAAGCAGACGCCCAAAAATTGGGTTAAATTCGACGATGAGGCGGACAGCGgtgaaaaaaacaataacagtAACGACGGCAATGCCACACAGCtaccacaacaacagcagcaaaacAAGTTGactctgccgccgccgccgtcggtggttagcagcaacaacaacaggcgGGCGCGCTCGCGCAGTCCggccgcagcaacaacaacacctgTCCAG CGCCCGGCCGTTTCCTCGACCACAGCTGCGACACCGGCAGAGGGGCAGGTTCAAGCCCCCTTGCCGGATGTGGCGCCCGCTGTTTTGACAACCGAGAGCACGCACGTTAATCTAAGTGCATCCGGCAGTGGCATTGTCAGCGGAGCAACTGCAAGTGGATCTGcgtctgcatctgcatctggcCCGGTCCGCCACCCCGCGCAGCTAATAAACCAAAAAGCCTCCGCTGCCCCCTCTCCATCGCCGGCCGCAGCGGCATCTTCTAGCCATCATCATAATGGCGGTGGCTCCAATGGCACTGGAATTAGCCAGCCGGCGGATCAGGGCTCAGGGATGCGCACAATCGAGCTGTCGACGGGTCGCATCCGCGAGGGATTCG CGAATGGCGATGTGATTGTCACACTGCTGCCGGCCAACACCAAATGGCCGTGGATAACGCCTGCCATATTCCGGCCGGAGCTGGTGCCCGAGGAGCTGATGGCCCAGGGCCTGACG CTCACCGTGGAGGACTATGTGAACGCGATGGAGACGCTGGTGAACGACTATCGCTTCACCGTGTACAACATCTGCTACAAGCGCGTCTTGGTCTGCTGGATCCTGTTCGCCTTTGCCGTTTTGCTGGCCCTGCTCTTCTCCGGCCTGCAGGGTGTGGCCCTGTTCGCCCTGGGCGTGGGATGGCTCTTCCTCAACGCGGCGGCCATCTTCGTGTGCATGTGGGTGAAGCTGCGCCTGTCACGGGGCCTGGAAAAGTGCCTGGCCCGGGTCAACCGGCAGCTGATGCGGCACAAGATACTGCTGGTGCTGGACGACCGGGGTCGCATCTCGTGCCACAAGGTCAACCTGTGCTTCATGTACTTTGATGCCACGCAATGTGTGAACTTCCTGAACGAGTTCCTGGAGCACACGGAGCAGACGGGCGGTGATGCCATCAAGGCGGGCTGGGAGGCGAAGCTGGACATTGACCTAAACGATATCGTCATCCAGGGCAGCCAGCCGGTGCGAATGCCCCGCAAGCAG GAGCGCGGCCTGCAGCTGTTCCTGCGCTACGGATCCCGCTGGGGGATGGAGGCCCTGCGGGGCCTCGTGGACGTGACCCCCCTGGAGCCGGGACGCCACTGCGGACAGTTCCAGTGCCCCTGCCAGTACATCAAAGAGCACCTGCAGTGCAAACCGCGAG tttttcttCAAAACCTTTTAATTGCTGAATCTGCCCAAATCTttgtataa
- the LOC108032599 gene encoding uncharacterized protein LOC108032599 isoform X7: MEDGKVPAQAQPQPPQPPQPPQQSHPLEDVSLNGNDDDKQTPKNWVKFDDEADSGEKNNNSNDGNATQLPQQQQQNKLTLPPPPSVVSSNNNRRARSRSPAAATTTPVQRPAVSSTTAATPAEGQVQAPLPDVAPAVLTTESTHVNLSASGSGIVSGATASGSASASASGPVRHPAQLINQKASAAPSPSPAAAASSSHHHNGGGSNGTGISQPADQGSGMRTIELSTGRIREGFANGDVIVTLLPANTKWPWITPAIFRPELVPEELMAQGLTLTVEDYVNAMETLVNDYRFTVYNICYKRVLVCWILFAFAVLLALLFSGLQGVALFALGVGWLFLNAAAIFVCMWVKLRLSRGLEKCLARVNRQLMRHKILLVLDDRGRISCHKVNLCFMYFDATQCVNFLNEFLEHTEQTGGDAIKAGWEAKLDIDLNDIVIQGSQPVRMPRKQERGLQLFLRYGSRWGMEALRGLVDVTPLEPGRHCGQFQCPCQYIKEHLQCKPRDVGP, encoded by the exons ATGGAGGACGGGAAAGTTCCAGCGCAggcgcagccgcagccgccgcAGCCGCCGCAGCCGCCGCAGCAGAGTCATCCTTTGGAAGACGTTTCCCTCAATGGAAACGATGACGACAAGCAGACGCCCAAAAATTGGGTTAAATTCGACGATGAGGCGGACAGCGgtgaaaaaaacaataacagtAACGACGGCAATGCCACACAGCtaccacaacaacagcagcaaaacAAGTTGactctgccgccgccgccgtcggtggttagcagcaacaacaacaggcgGGCGCGCTCGCGCAGTCCggccgcagcaacaacaacacctgTCCAG CGCCCGGCCGTTTCCTCGACCACAGCTGCGACACCGGCAGAGGGGCAGGTTCAAGCCCCCTTGCCGGATGTGGCGCCCGCTGTTTTGACAACCGAGAGCACGCACGTTAATCTAAGTGCATCCGGCAGTGGCATTGTCAGCGGAGCAACTGCAAGTGGATCTGcgtctgcatctgcatctggcCCGGTCCGCCACCCCGCGCAGCTAATAAACCAAAAAGCCTCCGCTGCCCCCTCTCCATCGCCGGCCGCAGCGGCATCTTCTAGCCATCATCATAATGGCGGTGGCTCCAATGGCACTGGAATTAGCCAGCCGGCGGATCAGGGCTCAGGGATGCGCACAATCGAGCTGTCGACGGGTCGCATCCGCGAGGGATTCG CGAATGGCGATGTGATTGTCACACTGCTGCCGGCCAACACCAAATGGCCGTGGATAACGCCTGCCATATTCCGGCCGGAGCTGGTGCCCGAGGAGCTGATGGCCCAGGGCCTGACG CTCACCGTGGAGGACTATGTGAACGCGATGGAGACGCTGGTGAACGACTATCGCTTCACCGTGTACAACATCTGCTACAAGCGCGTCTTGGTCTGCTGGATCCTGTTCGCCTTTGCCGTTTTGCTGGCCCTGCTCTTCTCCGGCCTGCAGGGTGTGGCCCTGTTCGCCCTGGGCGTGGGATGGCTCTTCCTCAACGCGGCGGCCATCTTCGTGTGCATGTGGGTGAAGCTGCGCCTGTCACGGGGCCTGGAAAAGTGCCTGGCCCGGGTCAACCGGCAGCTGATGCGGCACAAGATACTGCTGGTGCTGGACGACCGGGGTCGCATCTCGTGCCACAAGGTCAACCTGTGCTTCATGTACTTTGATGCCACGCAATGTGTGAACTTCCTGAACGAGTTCCTGGAGCACACGGAGCAGACGGGCGGTGATGCCATCAAGGCGGGCTGGGAGGCGAAGCTGGACATTGACCTAAACGATATCGTCATCCAGGGCAGCCAGCCGGTGCGAATGCCCCGCAAGCAG GAGCGCGGCCTGCAGCTGTTCCTGCGCTACGGATCCCGCTGGGGGATGGAGGCCCTGCGGGGCCTCGTGGACGTGACCCCCCTGGAGCCGGGACGCCACTGCGGACAGTTCCAGTGCCCCTGCCAGTACATCAAAGAGCACCTGCAGTGCAAACCGCGAG ATGTTGGCCCCTAG
- the LOC108032599 gene encoding uncharacterized protein LOC108032599 isoform X6 — MEDGKVPAQAQPQPPQPPQPPQQSHPLEDVSLNGNDDDKQTPKNWVKFDDEADSGEKNNNSNDGNATQLPQQQQQNKLTLPPPPSVVSSNNNRRARSRSPAAATTTPVQRPAVSSTTAATPAEGQVQAPLPDVAPAVLTTESTHVNLSASGSGIVSGATASGSASASASGPVRHPAQLINQKASAAPSPSPAAAASSSHHHNGGGSNGTGISQPADQGSGMRTIELSTGRIREGFANGDVIVTLLPANTKWPWITPAIFRPELVPEELMAQGLTLTVEDYVNAMETLVNDYRFTVYNICYKRVLVCWILFAFAVLLALLFSGLQGVALFALGVGWLFLNAAAIFVCMWVKLRLSRGLEKCLARVNRQLMRHKILLVLDDRGRISCHKVNLCFMYFDATQCVNFLNEFLEHTEQTGGDAIKAGWEAKLDIDLNDIVIQGSQPVRMPRKQERGLQLFLRYGSRWGMEALRGLVDVTPLEPGRHCGQFQCPCQYIKEHLQCKPRGARRLYLC, encoded by the exons ATGGAGGACGGGAAAGTTCCAGCGCAggcgcagccgcagccgccgcAGCCGCCGCAGCCGCCGCAGCAGAGTCATCCTTTGGAAGACGTTTCCCTCAATGGAAACGATGACGACAAGCAGACGCCCAAAAATTGGGTTAAATTCGACGATGAGGCGGACAGCGgtgaaaaaaacaataacagtAACGACGGCAATGCCACACAGCtaccacaacaacagcagcaaaacAAGTTGactctgccgccgccgccgtcggtggttagcagcaacaacaacaggcgGGCGCGCTCGCGCAGTCCggccgcagcaacaacaacacctgTCCAG CGCCCGGCCGTTTCCTCGACCACAGCTGCGACACCGGCAGAGGGGCAGGTTCAAGCCCCCTTGCCGGATGTGGCGCCCGCTGTTTTGACAACCGAGAGCACGCACGTTAATCTAAGTGCATCCGGCAGTGGCATTGTCAGCGGAGCAACTGCAAGTGGATCTGcgtctgcatctgcatctggcCCGGTCCGCCACCCCGCGCAGCTAATAAACCAAAAAGCCTCCGCTGCCCCCTCTCCATCGCCGGCCGCAGCGGCATCTTCTAGCCATCATCATAATGGCGGTGGCTCCAATGGCACTGGAATTAGCCAGCCGGCGGATCAGGGCTCAGGGATGCGCACAATCGAGCTGTCGACGGGTCGCATCCGCGAGGGATTCG CGAATGGCGATGTGATTGTCACACTGCTGCCGGCCAACACCAAATGGCCGTGGATAACGCCTGCCATATTCCGGCCGGAGCTGGTGCCCGAGGAGCTGATGGCCCAGGGCCTGACG CTCACCGTGGAGGACTATGTGAACGCGATGGAGACGCTGGTGAACGACTATCGCTTCACCGTGTACAACATCTGCTACAAGCGCGTCTTGGTCTGCTGGATCCTGTTCGCCTTTGCCGTTTTGCTGGCCCTGCTCTTCTCCGGCCTGCAGGGTGTGGCCCTGTTCGCCCTGGGCGTGGGATGGCTCTTCCTCAACGCGGCGGCCATCTTCGTGTGCATGTGGGTGAAGCTGCGCCTGTCACGGGGCCTGGAAAAGTGCCTGGCCCGGGTCAACCGGCAGCTGATGCGGCACAAGATACTGCTGGTGCTGGACGACCGGGGTCGCATCTCGTGCCACAAGGTCAACCTGTGCTTCATGTACTTTGATGCCACGCAATGTGTGAACTTCCTGAACGAGTTCCTGGAGCACACGGAGCAGACGGGCGGTGATGCCATCAAGGCGGGCTGGGAGGCGAAGCTGGACATTGACCTAAACGATATCGTCATCCAGGGCAGCCAGCCGGTGCGAATGCCCCGCAAGCAG GAGCGCGGCCTGCAGCTGTTCCTGCGCTACGGATCCCGCTGGGGGATGGAGGCCCTGCGGGGCCTCGTGGACGTGACCCCCCTGGAGCCGGGACGCCACTGCGGACAGTTCCAGTGCCCCTGCCAGTACATCAAAGAGCACCTGCAGTGCAAACCGCGAG GTGCGAGGCGATTGTATCTTTGCTAA